One Dictyostelium discoideum AX4 chromosome 3 chromosome, whole genome shotgun sequence genomic region harbors:
- the udpB gene encoding uridine phosphorylase has protein sequence MTEVKKLGDAKNANFPVDERNAVYHLGVAKGELSQRILTVGDSERASRLTKELLEEVEEEKAHRGFVIHTGKYKGVRVSIVSIGMGTPMMDFLVREGRFVVDGPMAIIRYGTCGSIKDVEVGSLAIAESSILIRRNPDFWHSDNNKDQTKCKPYDISKPVAGDKELIDLLKNDFESIFKDRKTVVGINASADSFYSSQGRIDPEFDDFNEQLIENIIDLYENKVNTLEMETFQLYHLATRSKQPIKAASSTIILANRVTQAFLDNNTKVKLEIEGGRACLESLIKVNLN, from the exons atgacaGAAGTAAAAAAATTAGGCGATGCTAAAAATGCAAATTTCCCAGTTGATGAAAGAAATGCTGTATATCATTTAGGTGTTGCAAAAGGGgaat tatcaCAAAGAATTTTAACAGTTGGAGATTCAGAACGTGCATCAAGACTtacaaaagaattattagaagaagttgaagaagaaaaagcaCATAGAGGATTTGTAATTCATACTGGTAAATATAAGGGAGTTAGAGTATCAATTGTATCAATTGGTATGGGTACACCAATGATGGACTTTTTAGTTAGAGAGGGTAGATTTGTTGTAGATGGACCAATGGCAATCATTAGATATGGTACATGTGGCTCTATTAAAGATGTTGAAGTTGGTTCATTGGCAATTGCAGAATCATCGATTTTAATTCGTAGAAATCCAGATTTCTGGCActctgataataataaagatcaAACTAAATGCAAACCATATGACATTTCAAAACCAGTTGCAGGTGATAAAGAGTTGATCGATTTATTAAAGAATGACTTTGAATCAATTTTCAAAGATAGAAAAACAGTCGTTGGTATTAATGCATCAGCCGATTCATTCTATAGTAGTCAAGGTAGAATCGACCCagaatttgatgatttcaatgaacaattaattgaaaatatcatTGATCTATATGAGAATAAAGTAAACACCTTGGAAATGGAAACTTTCCAATTATATCATTTAGCAACACGTTCAAAACAACCAATTAAAGCTGCTTCTTCTACAATCATTTTAGCAAATCGTGTCACTCAAGCTTTCttagataataatacaaaagtTAAATTAGAAATTGAAGGTGGTAGAGCTTGTTtagaatcattaattaaagttaatttaaattaa